From the Argentina anserina chromosome 3, drPotAnse1.1, whole genome shotgun sequence genome, the window ttagccacctcacaggtgttgggttttaaacacaaaaggcctcggtacaattggttattatccacccacttataagctttattttatttgtcacttcttagatgtgggatctctcctctctaaCACGctccctcacgtgcaacctaattttttaggtttgcacgtgacagattaacatctcacatactgggatgaaagaaactaaggtctagtaaccaacgacacttagtggccatccaatcggaaatccttcgatggcatgacaaagtgacacccaactcgggcccacgaaaGATTAGATGCGCGACTGaagagggacccgctctgataccatgttaaacagcgacaaacgtggctcgtggaccaactgtaccgatactgtcccaacttagccacctcacaggtgttgggttttaatcacaaaaggcctcggtacaaatggttattatccacccacttataagctttattttctttgtcacttcttagatgtgagatctctcctctccaacacctAGACAATATCATCTTTTTAAGGCTTCATTTCAAAAGTACTCCATAAATAATCCAAATTTAACATAGTATAGCTTGGATGAATATGAGGATGCATAGCCTTTTTCAAAGCATAAATAACATTAGAAAATGCATTACTGAATATTGATAATAATACCTGCAAGTCATCCATTACACTAGGGTACGCATCCTTGAGATCAATCACAGATTCACAGGTATGCCATCTGCGAATTTTTGTACTAAGGACAGAAATTGACTTCTGTCCTTCACAGCATGCTTGGACTACGGATGAAAGTACAAGTGAATGTCATCTTCTTATAGAATAAAAGGCTACTGTACCTCACATACCATAACCATAAATTCACCTTATAAGAGAAGCATTTCCCATCATAGTAAACTTTTTTAAACACAGTGTCCTTATGGTTAACATCAACAGAACAATTTTCATATATTCCCTCCGGCGTGAACGCCTGCCTAGTCTGCAAAATAGTGTAAGCAAAGATGGTGAGTCATTCTTATGAAGTTATGATCCAAGAAAAATTAGCATATCTTTGTTGCACTAAGAAAATCAAAGCAagataatgaaaataaaaatataaaggaCATGGAAAAGAATGGAGAATAATAGGTGCTAAAGGAAAACAATATGCTACATAGCAGCTAGCTATTACTACCCGACCAAACTGCACCAATTATAACAGCGTTGGTTCTATGTCACCCAAATGCTTCTATTGAAACAATTaagttgaaaaacaaaaagtagTTCTTCCAGCTCTTCAACCGgatcgagaaattgtgtaaTTGATATTAGCATCTAAGATCAGAATTAGGCACTTGGAGCATCTGGCTGGAGTTAGCATCACTTTCTAGACTTCTAGTCCTAGCCAATTATCTAGATAGGGGAAGCAAAACCAAAAGATGGAACCATTATACTTTTTGATTGTGTACACGACCAAATGACCAATGAGTTCATAACCCTCAATGCATACCTTGGTTTGATTCATACATATCATAGGACTCCatttacttttattttctgtccaaCTAGATAGGAAGGAGAAAGAGTCGTGTGTGTAAAGCCATAAGTTCATAGCTCGCAGCGCACCTTGATTCAAACAAATCCTTGCGGAGAAGGTTACTTGTACGTAGAGGGCTAGTTCCCATATAATCActgtcttaactcttaagcCCTAGCAATCTACTTGGCAAAGGACTGCTACTGCGTACAAAAAATTTCGATACATACTTATCATTTGCATCAACCAGAAAAAGGGAAAATTGAACCTTCGGTAGCAGGTCTATAAAACGCTTGAACTGTGCAGCTCCATCAGGAGCATTCCGTATGCTATTTAAGTGTTGGAGTCTCTCTGTATCATCTGAAAATGTGACGGGCAATGCCGATACGGGTGGCCTGGCACTTCTCTTGCTGTTTCTTGAATCTATCTGATCCTTCTTGTAGTCCCATTTGTAAGTGTTTTACTGAAAAATTCAGCAATACTGTCAAAATGTGACTTGCAAATAAGTTTTCATCATTGTATCAGAAAACATACTTTCTACAACACCCCTCGAATTCCATACGTTTATCCTCATAACTCAAATGATTATGGCTCTGATTGTTATCCATGAAAACCAAGGGACAGTTGATCATATTCAtgattaataatgaattaaacCCCCGTCACATTACCTATCATAAACCAAGTCATGGACGAATCATGTGAATACTATAGGTAAAAAAAGACCCTAAATTGAAACCTAAAAAACCAATGGTATTATGGTAATGCCTGTCAATTTCATTCACAACCAGTTACAAAcctatgttgcacggacacggacacagaCACGGCGACACGACACGGCGCGACACGGCGACACGGCAAATTTGAAAAACTCTTCTTTCGACACGGCTCCGACACGgcgaataaaaaatatttatatatatttttaatacataaaataaattaacaatacTATTATAAAATTGTAAAATCTATCAATTGCATAACAATGTTTAAGAAATAACATCAAATAGTCAAAAAATGCAGTTTAACATCATACTACATAGTATTCATACTGAAAACAGTGAAACCTCATACTTAAATAGAGTTATACTTGCTCACACAAAGCTCCTAATCTGCCCAATGCCAGTCTCCAACTGTGTTTACCGGCCCAAAATGGAGGTACTCCAGTAACTCCACCAAGTAGAATATACAGAATTACTCTAGCACTCTAGATATCTATCTCATTACTCTGGTACAGCCTCCCTAAGATGTGGAAAGAACATGCCACTTCAAATAAGAATTATTCCAAGCCAAACAATCATATCAAAATACTTTGAAAGCTATAAAATCATTAGAATTCACTTTGATACATTGTAGATTGATTAGCTAGTTAGCTAATACCTACACTATCAGATATGAAGCTGGCACATTCTAAACATTATTACAGCTTAATTCTCATTGATGTACACAACTTTTCTTCACAAAGATAGCTTCTTGACTTCATAATACCTACAACTAAGTTGCAGCTTAGCTTACAGACAACACTAACAATTTACTTCCAAGCAGTTACACCTCCCTTTACTAAAAGCAATGACATTACCATATAACTCTCTGGCCTGAAGCAACTTTGAAGTTTTTACTTTTGTTCGCTTACATTGTTGGCTACCTGCAAGTAAAAGAAGATGAACCAAGAATTCATAATTTATTTACGCAACAACCGCCAAACAGAATATAAAGTCTAGCAAATAACCAGCTGATTAAGAGCGCTCGAGCTTTAAGATGCAAAATTATACGAAATGAAACTACATAGGAAACAAGAGCTGTGCACTACGTTTTAGTAATTCGATCACTCGCCTCTTGAGAAAAACAgttcaaagaaaacaaaagcaaacACTTGTGCTCCAATTTTACAACCAAATAGCCAACACCAATACACCTTCATATAAAATAAGAGCAACACTTCTATGGCAATCTTCTAGCAAAAGGTTGAACAATATGCAACTCTAAACAATTTTTGCGTAATCCTTACTACTAATTGCAATGATAAGCCTTGCATCCCGACACCAAAGGCAACTGAGCAACTAAACCATAGCAAGCACAATGCAAACTCAAAGACCCAATTTTAAGAGACCCAATTTTAAGAGACCCAAcatgtaataaccccaatttttcgaaacgatatttgatttgaagtaaattctataaagttttgaaattcatttaaatcgaatttgatttgtttgcaaacgttacgaaacggaaacggaagcgttccgagaacgtttaataagaaaacgttacgtttccgaacgaatttatcgacttttattccgttgctcggtttcaaaaacttccttcacgaaagttgtagagctcgtcgatacgagttcgtggatatgtgacgcgttcgaaacggacatcgtacgtaaaagttattcacgtcggaagttagtttccgatttagaaactagtataaaaaggaaatttttttaactagggtttccataacaggaaacccttcattccgccgctctctctctctctctctctctctctctctcaccccgaaacttcttcctcttccttcaGGAAATTCTTCGATCCAATCCGGCGAACTCCGGCCGACATGTCCCTCACCGCCGACGCCAGCAGCCTCGCAACCTCGACGCAGCCCCCCTCCTAGCCAGCCACGATCTCCAGCACCGACGTGAAGCCTCGAGCGACTCTCAAGAACCGAACCCAGTCGGTCCAAACACTCCGACGCTCCCAAGGCCGAAATAGGTGAGGTTTTCATCGATTTTGATGTTGGGATGCTTGTTGTGTGAAATTGTGATGTTTTTTGGTTTGATTGAGGGAGtttggaggagatcggagggggaGGGATTCGGGGGAGGTGCCGCCGCCAGGGGTGGCGCGTATGGGTGCGTGCAGGAGGTAGGGACGGCGGGGAAACCGTGGGGAGGgagagggaaggaagagggtggttttggaggcggcggtggcgtgatacgcaccgtggttagcctcggcgcgtgggccccacgcgcggcccgccggaggtggcgcgtgtgccacacgcgccgccacgcgcggcggtgggaacagtttcgacagaagggtattttggtaatttaattaaatgtaaatgtaatttttatttactacggtaaatgtaattaaattttaccttcggtaaatgtaaatataaattactttcagtaaatgtaaaaagtaattttgtaaaagggtaatttagtaaattttattcactgaatttgtatttacatttaaatcgtacatatacgtacagaaatacgtattagtatttatacgaacagaaatacgtattaatatttatacgtacagaaatacgtatataatatttatacgtacagaaatacgtattaatatttatacgtacagaaatacgtattaatatttatacgtacaggaatacgtatataatatttatacgtacagaaatacgtattaatatttatacgtacagaaatacgtatataatatttatacgtacagaaaatacgtatataatatttatacgtacagaaatacgtattaattgcatatttgtacagtattcgggaatagtaacagtgaacagtaatttcgtaaaaccgaaaaattgctgaacagtaaccgattattactgtttcggcatttaaaggtttacgaaacgattctaaattcttttcttatcttttcaaggtgatcgttaaatcaaggaaatgaattatcatcgggaattgtggaattacgctcaagtctaaaaggtgagtaaaatctcactgaattacgaatctaccctcgtggtgattcaacatttttgcaagtgtgattatcaaatgaattacaacatgtatataatttagtggactacatatatacagtataatggtaataagtacatatatatatatatagttcattaaattacgtactgttattaattcattaaaaatagtcatttcgatgacggaagtttgtgaattgagcatgtgtggtgaaatatgatatgtataagatatagtgtactatatatatattgtataaatggtaaataagtacgaatatatatagtttgctatataatatactgttatgattttattgtgattatattgagcatgtgatttgaaattgtacaatatgatgtgagattattgtacgtgatttttaacattgaaattgttaaaatgtgaattgtcttcggaccagatttttggtacaatatgatgtgagattattgtacgtgtttggcaagtcgaaacctagcctttggccgggagaaagttacgatacagttagagctctagtctgtctgccttagtactgcatgagaggtaacgggtggttatctgctcatgggtactcagtttattttggatgttgggtagcgggtggctatccaatatcagcggtgtattacgagaggggtaacagatgtgtaccagcgttcttggtacccgtattataaatgcattgggtaaccagaagggttacttaatttcctcatgagcgttttatttcatatttctttgggtcaaccagatgggctgaccattgactcatgagggcatttatatttgttattttgtgatctttcgtatatattgatatgcgaactgtattgtgattttactcatacgagctataagcttaccgggtttgtgtctacaatcccggtgcaccaattcaatggtgtaggggataattccgcaggtactgattagcggagattgagtgacgactccggagattcgaagtcgttcggaccctgttgtggtgagatttctggcgtggatttgtgtgagaatttgagtgaatttatttgtgagatttgtgagtgatttgtgaggattattacatttccattttatgtatggattataaatttgggttgtaataattggttgtctgagttgtattgagaactcagaagtgatctgctgttacactttaataatttcgatttatgtgagattattttgtgtttaacgactttagaattttgagtttttaagctcgaaattttggggtcgttacacaaCATAAGCAGCAAGAATGCCAAACTTGAACAGGCAAAAACACTTATAAAAACATGAACTTGGGTCCAAATGCAGTATAGATAGTTCACCTGGTTCAGTTTCTGATcactagaagaagaagaagcagcagcAGCTTTAGTACAACGAGAGCCGGGTACTGGGCCCTTGTTGGGGAAGTATCTGTTCTCAATATGAAAGTGATGAAACCCAGAAGAGTAGGAGAGGAACGGCGGGTCGcaaggagatcggaggagagaggaggagaggaacGGCGAGACGATTATATTAGATTTTAGGGTTTTTCagctttttttattgtttaatAATGACGTGGCGTGTCGTCAACGTATCGAAAAAGTCAACATTCTACGAtacgccacgtggcgtgtcTGATACGGAGAAAATGCGTATCGTGTCGTATCGGCGCGTCGGGACGTGTCGGATACAGCGACACGGCTCCGACTGACGTATTGGTGCAACATAGTTACAAACCAAAACCCAGCTAACAattattaaccaaaaaaaactaaatcaaAAAATGAGCTGCGCGAAAGAAGGGAAAAGTTTCAGAAAAGGGGAAAAGATTAGAAACCACTTACGTGTCGAAAACTTGATTAAAACGGCGGAGTGGAGTAGAAGTAATCGGTGAAGA encodes:
- the LOC126788851 gene encoding LOW QUALITY PROTEIN: transcription initiation factor IIE subunit beta-like (The sequence of the model RefSeq protein was modified relative to this genomic sequence to represent the inferred CDS: inserted 3 bases in 2 codons; deleted 2 bases in 1 codon); amino-acid sequence: MGLQEGSDRFKKQQEKCQATRIGIAXVTFSDDTERLQHLNSIRNAPDGAAQFKRFIDLLPKTRQAFTPEGIYENCSVDVNHKDTVFKKVYYDGKCFSYKSKHAVKDRSQFLSLVQKFADGIPVSVIDLKDAYPSVMDDLQALKDAGDIWLLSSLNAQEAIAYPNDPKLPRITVDDDLKKCFRKLQSPXNLVEIEKYLEKNGMKPAMIQSLVGSSHCKDKKKKKKPEISKRTKLTNAHLPELFGN